Within the Salvia hispanica cultivar TCC Black 2014 chromosome 4, UniMelb_Shisp_WGS_1.0, whole genome shotgun sequence genome, the region ACCCAATTAACCGATTTATATAGAATTGAATGCATTTAAAGTTCCAAATCACTCACCATTTAATAAGATACTGCAATTGACCCTGCAATTTTGCCGCATTCCAATTAATCACTCAAATCCACTTCAAAATGTACTCTAAATTGAAAAGTAATTCACCTTCCGAACTCGTTTCCTGCGTACGGCTTCCATCTCGTAGAATCCATCGGCGAGCTTCGTCCGCACGCCCTCAATTTGAGCGTTTTCGTCCTGTTCGGAATCCTCTTCGTCCTCAACAGCATCCCCCGCATCTTCGCGCCTCCCGCTGTCCTCTGAACTTTTTTGGCGGTCCTCATCGCCGGCGTCGTTGAGGGCGGTTGGGAGCTCGGGCTGAACGGGGTCAGAATTggtatttctctttttccctCCTTTCATCTTTCTCTCTCGCAACAGAGcgaatttctctctctagagtCGTGCTGAGGgttttacaattttacaaGCCTATTTTCGATCTTCATTACTCAATCAACTTTATCTCAATggagaaatttatttattttctagtaaAGTCACTgctaataaatcaatttttagaGTGTTttcaaaaagataaaaatgtggagatgaagaaagagttttttttttttttagattaatcAATCACTTCATAAATACTCCTTTGCTACTTATACGGTTGCTAGTGCGCTGCTCATCGACAACCCGATGTGGTGCTCCTTACCCAGATTTATCCGCCCCATCACCGCCGTATCACCTTCATCACTTACTATTTTATGCCACCACGGAGTTTCGGCGGCACCGGAAAAACTAGAATATAGCACCCAACTCGTCACACGGGAATACGCTGACCTAAATCTCTCCAACAAAGATTGCCAGGTTGCTCAAATTAgtggaaaaatcaaaatttgaatgaaatgcTAACATCTGTTCGATTGAGTTTTGCAGGAGGTTGGCCATGTTAGGGTCCGGCAGCATGTTAATCCTCTCAGTTTTtccaaaatggtaaattatGTTGGtgcatttttataattttacactttgtgtgtgtgtgagagagagagatccaTATTTGTGTTTTGCGTAGGTACCGGTGGAACTCCCAGATTGGAATGCTGTTTATAAAGATGCTAAGCTTCCATTGATGGTGGATATTGGTAGCGGTAAGAgcttatttatttcatgatatccaaattgttattttgtttatctTATGCTTaggccatctccaaccatttacgccaaactcaaacccatttttgagtatacgtcacaccaaaaagtagttttactccaaccatttacaccatcTTTAagtttacaccatttttgagtatttgtctaacaaaattttggagtaaacaccatatttggtgttattccattgaaaaccccaaaaatgggtttgagtttggtgtgcggttggagaaattatctacaccaaaaatgagttttggtatACGATTGGGGATGGTCTTAGGGATGGAAGCATGCAGTTCACTGGTAGTGTTTACAACTAAGTAATTTTAACCATATCTCTATTAATTTAcactttttcttgtttaacATTTTTGTGTTTCTGATCAAGAACATGATTGGATATTATGATACAGGAGCAGATGAAATCATGCGAAATTTGCATTTCTAAACTCTTATAGTGCTATCTTGTCACTAGGAACCTAATCTCACAGATTAGGTAAAAATTTCAGGTAGTGGGAGATTTCTCCTATGGCTTGCCAAAAGAAACTGCGGATTGAAGAATTATCTAGGATTGGAAATACGTCCTAAAGTATGCTATACATTCCTTTGAGCATATATCTAATTGCACTTTTTTACTTCGTGGAACCCAAACAACTTTAGAAATCTATTCCTACCTGACTACTTATTTTTCTGCAGTTGGCCAAACGTGCTGAGCATTGGGTACATGAACTAGGGCTGAACAATATGTAAGGATAACTTTACTTTATCTTGCTTTGGGAAGTCCTTAGAATTAGAATAATGGTTGACATGTTTGTGAATGCAGCCACTTTATGCATGCCAATGCAGCGGTCTCCTTCAAACAATTTATATCCACATATCCAGGTCCCTTGGTTTTAGTTTCTATATTGGTGAGTGTTTCTCATATCCAGGTCCCTCAGTTTTAGTATCTATATTACCCCCATTTTATGATTGTAGCTAGCTGTATTTTCTTATGTCGGAGAGTTATTTGCTTCATGTATGCAGTGTCCAGATCCTCACTTTAAGAAAAAGCATCATAAAAGAAGGGTTGTGCAGAAGCCTCTAGTCGATTCCATTGTAAAAGGCTTAGTTCCTGGAGGACAGGTAAGGGATTGCTCAGTGTTCTTTTCTGACCTGATACAATCTGATTAGGTCTTCTTCAATATATGCCATACTTGACACCATTTCctgttcttttttttcctcaatACAAACCCAATTGTAAGATAACCGAGTGTAAAATTCGTTTCCAACTGGACAGTCATACACAACCCACTTTTGAAATGTCTTTAAAATGACAAGACATTTAGAACCTGCGGTATTCCAGCATGCGTACATAACTATTAAGTGtcatcttcattttttctGTTGAGCAGATATTCATACAATCAGACGTCCAGGAAGTAGCAGTTGACATGAGGAAATATTTTGATGCTGAATTTGACAAGCTTGTGCATATTAACCATGTTGATCCTAATATTCTTTGCGACAATGATGGGTGGTTGTTGAGCAATCCAATGGGCATAAggacagagagagagatccATGCAGAACTCGAAGGCGCAAGTATTTACAGAAGAATGTATCAGAAACAATGGTAACCAGCTGAAGAATCTTTAGACTAACCAGACCTCAGAACATGAGACCTGCACTCATTTCTGCTTGGAGTTGGAAGAAGTGGTTGATTTGTCAAGGAATGGAAACACGGCCTGGTGCAACAGTCTCCTTTCGCCGTTTCAGAGTTTCCCCGTGTCAGGATTTTGCAGTTGCTCCTCTACCCCCCACATCAATCTCTGTTTACATTCTCATTGTGAAAAtatcattcattttctttcctagtattaatatattccATTTAGAAAGTTTGATGTTGACTATAAAgcactttcttttttcattgatGAAGTGATATAAATTGAagaattcataatattcatctCTTTTTATATGAGTTACccttaaatcatttttttatttgtccttAATCACGAACAAATATAACAGTTCAAACTAATACAAAAAATAGCAAATATTACTACAACTTGAAAATGCATTAATGTACACAGTGATAGCCACCGGACACTAATCCAATGATGTATAACTTTCTACGAGCCTCGTTCTATCAGCCGGTGTACCACCATGTAAAAATGTTACAACAAACAAGCATACAACTAGAATACATTAACTTGTACACTTCATACATTCACTAGTGTTTTCGCTCCCATTTTCCTTCACGTCTACCATCGCGTTCTTTCCTGTCAATTATCTGGCGCGATTTGCTGCCCCTGGATCCATGCCTCTGACTAGATCCAAAACTAATGGGCTGCCCCTCCATGTCTGGATCCCCAACACTACCTGTATCACCTGAATCCTTGCttccatcaaaattttcttcataaCTGCTGCCACATTCGTCTGTTCTTTCACGCGATTGCAGAATGGTGGGAAGTTGTCCCAAGAATGAACCCCTGCCAGGTAGAGCTGTTGTGGTGGTAGCATCAGCACCACGACTACTTGCTCTTAAGCTACCTTCGCCCCCATCCCTGCTTGCTTCTCTTTCACGATACCTATCCCGTGTTCTACTGGTTAAAAGCAATAAAGGTCACTTCACGAGAAAAAAGTCCTACAATTATCATGAATCTTACGTGGCTAAATATGCTCGATagaatttttatcttttcaagATTACTGTTCATTCATGAGTTACCAACACTCAGAAGGATCACTTTTTTTCCAGTTCCCTTTCATGAGCCTCAAAAATTATGTTTGGGGTTTTTCTACCATACTATCAATCTCTCTGCAGAACCATGGCTACTTTTTAGGGATAACAATATGAGAGACAccatgataattaatttcagCAACCTTAAATCGTAGCAAAAATAAGTAtgttactctctccgtccacaaaaaatagtctcatttggATGCCATGGGttttaatgataaattggtaaagtaggagacaggaggagaataaatgaataaagtatgagagagaggagaaaaagtggataaagTGTGAAAGAaagtttccatttttgaaatgagactattttttgtggacatcccaaaatggcaaaatgagactatttttcgtggacggagggaataagaaacaaaacttataaatctTTTCAATAGAATAAAACTCACCTAGTTTGACTGGAAGATGAAAATTCTCGTCTTGAAGGTCGGACTCCAGATTCTATTTGCTCAAGTTCCCGCTGGAGATCTCTctacaaaaaaattcatctcTGTTAGTTAAGGAGCGACATGATTagataaatgaaatttgagaAACACGGATATCAAGTGCGGAGAGGAGCTCAAGTTGAACTCTCCCATTTATCAAAGCATATATAACTCAGGAGCAGGGATACAGACCAAAAGTTTGTCAGGATTCAAACtcattattgaattataaaagcaaagaaaatctcaaagagagagaacaaaagggaaaaaaaaattaagttagaTAACATAGAAAAGCATAATACATTCTAGGTCAGGATTGAAAGGCTGATAAAGCAGAAGGCTCCAACAATCAGAATTTGTGCCTAGCAATGCACGGATGAAGATTCATAAGCAAGCAGTTCTCATGAATTTCATAAAATCTACTACCTTCGTCCAAAGGTAGATGTCACATTTGGGAATGACACATGAATTTAGGTAGATGTCACAATTGTTTACTGGAGTGATAATGAAGAGAAAGTGTGATTGAATGTATTAATAGTTACTTTTgtccaaaagaggaaatgtaaCATGGgacaacaaaagaaaagaaagtgagACATCTACCTTAggaaggagggagtacaaattaGCTTATGATTATATATTCTAGTAATCATGGTGCAGTACGATAAGGCATTCTATTAAGTTATCAGTTACTCATGATCCAAGGATGATTTGCAGAAAAGTTGGCAACTGGGATGAGGCATGCAAATGTGACTCCTGAATCATAAACTTCTTAttcattaagaaaaatgaaagcaCGACCATCTTGCAACCAGTTACTATAGTAATCCTTGCCTGAGCCTGCTTTTCTTTCTCCATTTCAAGATTGTTCCGTAATTCTCTAGTTTTTGCTCGTTCAAGTTCAAGCAACTGCTGCCTCTCGAGCTCCTTTTCTACCTCTTCTGCTCTCTCTCTGATAATCCATAATGCAGATTTGTCACTACAAATAATATTcacatactatatatatataggggtgcattaGGGTGCATCctttcttaaaatgacaacgtaCTTCCAACCTCGTGCTGCCACATGGCATGTAATATGCAAGATTGTTCCATAATAAATCTAGTCGGATTGCATTAACAGATAGTTTAGTTTTGCATTAAACATAAATTGTctataatgcaaaataaattgtgttatgtCCATAAGGCAAAATAAACAGTATGTCTATATTTATAACGCAAATTAAACAGTATATGTCTATAATGCAAAACTAAATTATCTATGATGCAATTTGTCTACATCTATAATGCAATATGTGGAAATCCATGTTCAACGTCCATTAATGTATATTGCAtttgtagcgtttataatttTGCATGTTTAAGTGCCACATGGCACCACGAGGTTGGAACTTGGAAGTAGGTTGTCACTTTAATATTAGTTGTCATTTaagtacatccctatatatagagagagaggtgtGATCCGTTGTTAACTctgttaactcatcaatgcggtgtattaaaaatgtcaatacgataatattgaaatgtacataaatttagttgacattttaatacattgtgttgacattgatatttaaaatgtcaacacactaacacagtatattaaaatgtcaacccAAATTtgtattaacattttaatgAGATCGTggtgacatttttaataattgcgTTGAcgagttagcaatttaagaaaagttagcattATAACACACTCATATAAATATAGGGGTGTGTTAACATCAAAACCAATCTTACATGTAAAACGTCATTAATGTACATTAAACGGCATAAAATGTACTCTACATGGTTTGACGTTTTGACAAAAGATAGGGTTTTGATATGAatgcccctatatatatatatatgacaaTAAACCAgaaaaaaggtgaaacctaTCAAGCTTCTGAATGAGTTCTGCTTCTCGTAAAGTTGCCTCTTCTAAAAATTGTTGACGGGCACGCCTCAAAAGAAGCTTTTGTTGCCTGCGAGCGACTATTTCATCCCTGAGTTTTGCCTTTTCTCTGGTGAAAGAGTCCAGAAAGGGCAGTAATAAGTACt harbors:
- the LOC125221821 gene encoding tRNA (guanine-N(7)-)-methyltransferase-like, which produces MWCSLPRFIRPITAVSPSSLTILCHHGVSAAPEKLEYSTQLVTREYADLNLSNKDCQEVGHVRVRQHVNPLSFSKMVPVELPDWNAVYKDAKLPLMVDIGSGSGRFLLWLAKRNCGLKNYLGLEIRPKLAKRAEHWVHELGLNNIHFMHANAAVSFKQFISTYPGPLVLVSILCPDPHFKKKHHKRRVVQKPLVDSIVKGLVPGGQIFIQSDVQEVAVDMRKYFDAEFDKLVHINHVDPNILCDNDGWLLSNPMGIRTEREIHAELEGASIYRRMYQKQW